One Gossypium hirsutum isolate 1008001.06 chromosome A11, Gossypium_hirsutum_v2.1, whole genome shotgun sequence genomic window carries:
- the LOC107904674 gene encoding uncharacterized protein — MVLRKEKMVKEGEPRREAITTSSSSPSLCDSETEDLERMPLVPLPLMKNNRYLSKQLSLCETRREIAWERRRHQILRQERRKNGIIENGLTDEDLHELKGCIELGFGFNEEEGQKLTSTLPALDLYFAVNRQLSPSPVSTPHSRGSSLSLGDRSSSFGSPTSTESDWKIYSPGEDPQLVKTKLRHWAQAVACSVLQSF; from the exons ATGGTGCTTCGAAAGGAAAAAATGGTGAAGGAAGGAGAGCCAAGAAGAGAGGCTATTACAACGTCGTCATCGTCGCCATCATTATGCGACTCCGAAACGGAAGATTTGGAACGTATGCCATTGGTGCCATTACCATTGATGAAAAACAATAGGTATTTATCGAAGCAATTATCGCTGTGTGAGACGCGACGGGAAATTGCTTGGGAAAGAAGGCGGCACCAGATTCTTCGTCAAGAGAGAAGAAAGAATGGGATCATTGAGAATGGGTTGACAGATGAAGACCTGCATGAACTTAAAGGGTGCATAGAGCTGGGATTTGGATTCAATGAAGAAGAAGGCCAAAAACTTACAAGCACATTGCCTGCATTAGACCTTTATTTCGCTGTAAACCGACAGCTTTCTCCAAGTCCAGTTTCAACCCCTCATAGTCGTGGCTCATCGTTATCACTTGGTGATCGGTCATCTTCTTTTGGAAGCCCTACAAGTACTGAGTCAGATTGGAAAATTTACAGCCCAG GGGAAGATCCTCAGCTAGTGAAGACTAAGCTAAGGCATTGGGCGCAGGCTGTTGCATGTTCTGTGCTGCAATCATTTTAA